A genomic region of Solanum dulcamara chromosome 2, daSolDulc1.2, whole genome shotgun sequence contains the following coding sequences:
- the LOC129880814 gene encoding uncharacterized protein LOC129880814: MNLFEKTILKIGKENVVQVVTDNVSENKKAGEMLKGVFPHIFWTPCAAHCINLMFGDIFKEAPYSTAGHILNPGLYYKNNEMKTLTEEVWLGYHACVERMILDKTLQDKIGDELGVYMKAHGLLGIESAIRARTLRSPGEHFNI, translated from the exons ATGAACTTGTTTGAGAAGACTATCTTGAAAATAGGCAAGGAAAATGTGGTACAAGTTGTGACTGATAATGTAAGTGAGAACAAAAAAGCGGGTGAAATGTTGAAGGGAGTGTTCCCGCATATTTTCTGGACTCCTTGTGCTGCTCACTGTATCAACTTGATGTTTGGTGACATTTTCAAAGAGGCCCCGTATTCTACAG CTGGACATATTTTGAACCCGGGGctctattataaaaataatgagatGAAGACTTTAACTGAAGAAGTGTGGTTGGGATATCATGCATGTGTTGAGAGGATGATCCTAGATAAAACTTTGCAAGACAAAATAGGGGATGAGCTTGGTGTGTACATGAAAGCTCATGGGCTACTTGGAATTGAGTCGGCCATTAGAGCTAGAACCTTAAGGTCACCAGGTGAGCATTTCAACATTTAA